The proteins below are encoded in one region of Leptotrichia sp. oral taxon 218:
- a CDS encoding 1-acyl-sn-glycerol-3-phosphate acyltransferase, whose product MRTIFYHFILVGTFLYGMIFRAPALLFKKGRDAHNFARKVGVNWGKNLVWASGSKVKVIYENDCEKEIKKIKETGEPIILISNHQSNLDIPTLLGYLPLDFAFIAKKEMKTWPLIGGWMKALNCIFLDRKNARQGMKDMKNAISKVEDGYSYVIFPEGSRTENGEVGEFKKGSFKLAKDSKVRILPITICGTYEVQNKKSLKVKGNKNIKVIVDKPIDPANLPIQEQKNIHKIVNDIIRENLKKYKI is encoded by the coding sequence ATGAGAACAATATTTTACCATTTTATACTTGTGGGAACATTTCTATATGGAATGATTTTTAGAGCTCCGGCACTACTTTTTAAAAAAGGTCGAGATGCTCATAATTTTGCTCGTAAAGTTGGAGTAAATTGGGGAAAAAATTTAGTTTGGGCTTCAGGCAGTAAAGTAAAAGTTATTTACGAAAATGACTGTGAAAAAGAAATAAAAAAAATAAAAGAAACTGGAGAACCTATCATTTTAATTTCAAATCATCAAAGTAATTTAGATATTCCAACTCTTCTTGGATATTTACCACTAGATTTTGCTTTTATTGCAAAAAAAGAAATGAAAACTTGGCCATTAATCGGTGGCTGGATGAAAGCGTTAAACTGTATCTTTTTGGATAGAAAAAATGCTCGTCAAGGAATGAAAGATATGAAAAATGCGATTTCAAAAGTAGAAGATGGATATTCTTATGTAATTTTTCCAGAAGGAAGTCGAACTGAAAATGGAGAAGTTGGCGAATTTAAAAAGGGAAGTTTTAAACTTGCGAAAGATAGCAAAGTTAGAATTTTGCCAATAACAATTTGTGGAACTTACGAAGTTCAAAATAAAAAAAGTTTAAAAGTGAAAGGCAATAAAAACATTAAAGTAATAGTTGACAAACCTATTGATCCTGCTAATTTGCCAATTCAAGAACAAAAAAATATTCACAAAATCGTGAACGACATAATAAGAGAAAATTTGAAAAAATATAAAATTTAA
- a CDS encoding phosphomevalonate kinase, with protein MEDRNNNGNRDKNKKINIKTCGKLYIVGEYAVLNCGNSAIIKNVDIFMNAQINFSKNSEYHIFSDMFDYLVTLKYDKNYSLIQNAIKNVNDFLILNKIDPEPIDLKITGKMEKNGKKYGIGSSGSVVILVIKAMFELYYKKLNNKFFSKEIIFKLAAYTLLKLGDNGSMGDLACISYENMVFYTSFDREKIKEFIEKKDLKEVLEMDWGYRIEEIKCGIECDFLVGWTKKPSISSEMIKIVKSSIDKKFLSEVQDIVNNLREAIINGEKEKIKKLIENNGNILKKLNENIYSLELIKLVQATQGLDICAKSSGSGGGDCGIAISFDENDSKELIKRWEKLEIETIFSGKL; from the coding sequence ATGGAAGATAGAAATAATAATGGAAATAGAGATAAAAATAAAAAAATAAATATAAAAACTTGTGGAAAACTTTATATTGTTGGAGAATATGCCGTATTAAACTGTGGAAATAGTGCGATTATAAAAAATGTTGATATTTTCATGAATGCACAAATAAATTTTTCTAAAAATTCAGAATATCATATATTTTCAGATATGTTTGATTATTTAGTTACACTTAAATACGATAAAAACTATTCGTTAATTCAAAATGCGATAAAAAATGTAAATGATTTTTTGATTTTAAATAAAATTGATCCAGAACCAATTGATTTAAAAATAACTGGAAAAATGGAGAAAAATGGGAAAAAATATGGAATTGGATCAAGTGGAAGTGTTGTAATTTTGGTAATAAAAGCTATGTTTGAGTTATATTATAAAAAATTAAATAATAAATTTTTCTCAAAAGAAATAATTTTTAAATTGGCAGCTTATACATTGTTAAAATTGGGAGATAATGGCTCAATGGGAGATTTAGCCTGCATTTCTTATGAAAATATGGTATTTTACACATCTTTTGACAGGGAAAAAATAAAAGAATTTATTGAAAAAAAAGATTTAAAAGAAGTTTTGGAGATGGACTGGGGATATAGAATTGAAGAGATAAAATGTGGAATTGAATGCGATTTTTTAGTTGGCTGGACGAAAAAGCCGTCAATTTCTAGTGAAATGATTAAAATTGTGAAATCTTCAATAGATAAAAAATTTTTAAGTGAAGTTCAAGATATTGTAAATAATTTGAGAGAAGCTATTATTAACGGAGAAAAAGAAAAAATAAAAAAATTAATTGAAAATAATGGAAATATTTTGAAAAAATTAAATGAAAATATTTATAGTTTAGAATTGATAAAACTTGTCCAAGCTACACAAGGACTTGATATATGTGCTAAAAGTAGCGGTTCTGGCGGTGGCGACTGTGGAATTGCGATTTCTTTTGATGAAAATGACAGTAAAGAATTGATTAAGAGATGGGAAAAATTGGAAATTGAGACAATATTTTCTGGAAAATTATAA
- a CDS encoding HAD family phosphatase produces the protein MKKKLVVYDFDKTIYDGETGVNFSVFYLKKYPLKSILFLITYSRYLFLYLFKIVNLTKIKEKYFKFLESHTKKEIQDLIDEFWETKKNKIYPWVKEELQKNRKEADFVIVTSASPLFLIEKFLLSQGYDIVFGTRFVGDNQKKFVAQINGKNNKGDEKVKKLNRWAKQNNYEIEIVKFYSDSLADKPLYEIAKRKFWIKRGKILEGMPKRKTLIDKLFWN, from the coding sequence ATGAAAAAAAAATTAGTTGTGTATGACTTTGACAAGACAATTTATGATGGAGAAACTGGAGTTAATTTTTCGGTATTTTATTTAAAAAAATATCCACTAAAATCTATTTTATTTTTGATTACTTATTCCAGATATCTATTTTTGTATCTTTTTAAAATTGTAAATTTGACAAAAATAAAAGAAAAATATTTTAAATTTTTAGAATCTCACACAAAAAAAGAAATTCAAGATTTGATTGATGAATTTTGGGAAACGAAAAAAAATAAAATTTATCCTTGGGTAAAAGAAGAGTTACAAAAAAATAGAAAAGAAGCTGATTTTGTTATTGTGACTTCAGCAAGTCCATTGTTTTTAATTGAAAAGTTCTTACTTTCACAAGGATATGACATTGTTTTTGGAACAAGATTTGTGGGTGACAATCAAAAAAAATTTGTTGCTCAAATTAATGGGAAAAATAATAAAGGTGACGAAAAAGTAAAAAAATTAAACAGATGGGCAAAGCAAAATAATTATGAAATTGAAATAGTGAAATTTTATTCTGATAGCCTTGCTGACAAGCCTTTGTATGAGATTGCAAAACGAAAATTTTGGATAAAAAGGGGTAAAATTTTAGAAGGAATGCCAAAGAGAAAAACTTTAATTGATAAATTATTTTGGAACTAA
- the atpD gene encoding F0F1 ATP synthase subunit beta — MNKGKLVQVIGPVIDVRFENELPDIYNALEIHTKSGKLVAEVHSHNGNNVVRAVAMSGTDGLRRGLEVIDTGKPIQVPVGRDTLGRIFNVLGETVDDGEPLDNESVLKESIHKEAPSFEEQGTDTEILETGIKVVDLLAPYLKGGKIGLFGGAGVGKTVLIQELINNIAKGHGGLSVFAGVGERTREGRDLYNEMTESGVIDKTALVYGQMNEPPGARLRVGLTALTMAEYFRDKEGQNVLLFIDNIFRFTQAGAEVSALLGRMPSAVGYQPNLATEMGALQERITSTNAGSITSVQAVYVPADDLTDPAPATTFAHLDATTVLSRQIASLGIYPAVDPLDSTSRILEPEIVGNEHYKVARDTQKVLQRYKELQDIIAILGMDELDEEDKLIVNRARKIQRFFSQPFSVAEQFTGMKGKYVPLRETIRGFKEILDGLHDDLPEQAFLYVGTIDEAVAKARELMAE; from the coding sequence ATGAATAAAGGTAAATTAGTTCAAGTAATTGGACCGGTTATAGATGTAAGATTTGAGAACGAATTGCCAGATATTTATAACGCTTTGGAAATTCACACAAAAAGCGGTAAACTGGTTGCGGAAGTTCATTCACACAATGGAAACAATGTAGTAAGAGCGGTAGCGATGTCTGGGACTGACGGATTAAGACGAGGACTAGAAGTAATTGACACAGGAAAACCTATTCAAGTACCAGTTGGTAGAGATACTTTGGGAAGAATATTCAATGTTTTGGGAGAAACAGTTGATGATGGAGAACCACTTGACAATGAAAGTGTTTTAAAAGAGTCAATTCATAAAGAAGCACCATCATTTGAAGAACAAGGAACAGATACAGAAATCTTAGAAACTGGAATAAAAGTTGTAGATTTATTGGCACCTTATTTAAAAGGTGGAAAAATTGGACTTTTTGGAGGTGCAGGAGTAGGAAAAACTGTACTTATTCAAGAGTTAATTAATAATATTGCAAAAGGACACGGAGGACTTTCTGTTTTTGCAGGAGTAGGAGAACGTACAAGAGAAGGAAGAGATTTATATAATGAAATGACTGAAAGTGGAGTTATAGATAAAACTGCCTTAGTGTATGGACAAATGAATGAACCGCCTGGTGCAAGACTTAGAGTAGGTTTGACAGCACTTACAATGGCTGAATATTTTAGAGATAAAGAAGGACAAAATGTACTTTTATTTATCGACAATATTTTCAGATTTACTCAAGCTGGAGCAGAAGTTTCGGCACTACTTGGAAGAATGCCATCAGCAGTTGGTTATCAGCCAAATTTGGCAACTGAAATGGGAGCACTACAAGAAAGAATCACTTCAACAAATGCTGGTTCAATTACATCTGTTCAAGCAGTTTATGTTCCAGCGGATGATTTGACTGACCCGGCACCAGCGACAACATTTGCGCATTTGGATGCAACTACAGTACTTTCAAGACAAATTGCTTCACTTGGAATTTATCCAGCAGTTGACCCACTTGATTCAACATCAAGAATTTTGGAACCAGAAATTGTTGGAAATGAACATTATAAAGTTGCAAGAGATACTCAAAAAGTTTTGCAAAGATATAAAGAATTGCAAGATATAATTGCTATTTTGGGTATGGATGAATTGGATGAAGAGGATAAACTTATCGTAAACCGTGCAAGAAAAATTCAAAGATTTTTCTCACAACCATTTTCAGTAGCAGAACAGTTTACTGGAATGAAAGGAAAATATGTACCTTTGCGTGAAACAATCCGTGGATTTAAAGAAATTTTGGATGGACTTCACGATGATTTGCCAGAACAGGCGTTCTTATATGTGGGAACTATTGACGAAGCAGTTGCAAAAGCAAGAGAATTAATGGCAGAATAG
- a CDS encoding XTP/dITP diphosphatase, whose translation MKVFLATKNKGKIKDFEKLTEGMNIEILSILDDIEIPDVVEDGTTFEENSQKKALEISKFIKITTISDDSGLCVDALNGDPGIFSARYAGEDGNDKKNNEKLLQNLKDVPKEKRTAHFISVVSIAFPDGKVESFSGRADGEILFENCGDGGFGYDPLFYSYDLKKSFGVASPDEKKSVSHRGKAFRKLIESKILESKK comes from the coding sequence ATGAAAGTATTTTTAGCTACAAAAAATAAAGGAAAAATTAAAGATTTTGAAAAGTTGACTGAAGGAATGAATATTGAAATTTTATCAATTTTAGATGACATAGAAATACCAGATGTAGTGGAAGATGGTACTACTTTTGAAGAAAATTCACAAAAAAAAGCACTTGAAATTTCTAAATTTATAAAAATTACAACAATTTCTGATGACTCTGGTCTTTGCGTTGACGCATTAAATGGAGATCCTGGAATTTTTTCAGCAAGATATGCGGGAGAAGATGGAAATGATAAAAAAAATAATGAAAAACTTTTACAAAATTTGAAAGATGTGCCAAAAGAAAAAAGAACAGCACATTTTATCTCAGTTGTAAGTATCGCTTTTCCAGATGGCAAAGTTGAATCTTTTTCTGGAAGAGCCGACGGAGAAATTTTATTTGAAAATTGTGGAGATGGAGGATTTGGATATGATCCGCTGTTTTATTCATATGATTTGAAAAAAAGTTTTGGAGTTGCTTCACCTGACGAAAAAAAATCTGTGAGTCACAGAGGAAAAGCCTTTAGAAAATTAATTGAATCAAAAATTTTGGAAAGTAAAAAATAA
- a CDS encoding NAD-dependent protein deacylase, translating into MKSENMKNLEKINELKKIIEESKKIVFFGGAGVSTESGIPDFRSANGIYNQKLNRHFSPEELISHTMYLKYPEDFYDFYKKNLIYKEAKPNFAHFYLAKLEKEGKLSAVVTQNIDCLHEMAGSKNVLKVHGTIDRNICTKCGKVYNLDEFLSFCEKEKIPHCPKCGGVIKPDVTLYEESLNMEIFSEAIRQISNADTLIIGGTSLIVHPAASLIQYFNGKNLVLINKSSTDKDYLANLVIHDKIGEVFKKL; encoded by the coding sequence ATGAAATCAGAAAATATGAAAAATTTAGAAAAAATAAACGAATTAAAAAAAATAATAGAAGAAAGTAAAAAAATTGTGTTTTTTGGAGGAGCTGGAGTTTCCACAGAGTCTGGAATTCCTGATTTTAGAAGTGCAAATGGAATTTATAATCAAAAGTTAAATAGACATTTTTCACCTGAAGAGCTGATTTCACACACGATGTATTTAAAATATCCAGAAGATTTTTATGATTTTTATAAAAAAAATTTAATTTATAAAGAAGCTAAACCCAATTTTGCACACTTTTATTTGGCTAAACTGGAAAAAGAAGGAAAATTGAGTGCTGTTGTAACTCAAAATATTGACTGTCTGCACGAGATGGCTGGAAGTAAAAATGTTTTGAAAGTGCATGGAACAATTGATAGAAATATTTGCACAAAATGTGGTAAAGTTTATAATTTAGATGAGTTTTTGAGTTTTTGCGAAAAGGAAAAAATTCCACATTGTCCCAAATGTGGTGGAGTTATAAAGCCAGATGTGACTCTTTATGAAGAAAGTCTAAATATGGAAATTTTTTCAGAAGCGATAAGACAGATTTCAAATGCGGATACTTTAATTATCGGCGGAACATCTTTAATTGTTCATCCAGCGGCTTCATTGATTCAATATTTTAATGGAAAAAATCTCGTTTTAATCAACAAAAGTTCAACTGACAAAGATTATTTAGCAAATTTAGTCATTCACGATAAAATTGGAGAAGTTTTTAAAAAATTATAA
- a CDS encoding DUF4912 domain-containing protein, with product MMQKNYRTKRTHYRNYVNKKFTMNKKMEKELKKISRFVPMEVIERMMIVKFLKNIFEIKRSKVFYRNFINKKLIGNLGQKYRKIFREISFNYEGMTVEQLKRRHIETEINQSKFAIGTEFDGNSNHEDIYFDKSPLPYSYFVDEIVLMPKNPTTLFVYWEIREETFTRLSNDNGVIDNVIIKLFKNGQEYRKIVRHERIGSHYITDIDVNEHYEVSIGYEDVYGNFSEVAHSVEAISPNDKISDNLDLLWGTVKEDENTNQLIKYINVPVMTPENKEFLELSGEFEGETGDEFVYEIIRRLRKVGSSEILVEEEALKGRTLKSKPDRLDMSGSRSS from the coding sequence ATGATGCAAAAAAATTATAGGACAAAAAGGACACATTATAGAAATTATGTAAACAAAAAATTTACAATGAATAAAAAAATGGAAAAAGAATTGAAAAAAATATCAAGATTCGTTCCAATGGAAGTAATTGAACGAATGATGATAGTAAAATTTTTAAAAAATATTTTTGAAATAAAAAGAAGTAAAGTTTTTTATAGAAATTTTATAAATAAAAAATTAATAGGAAATTTAGGTCAAAAATATAGAAAAATTTTTAGAGAAATATCTTTTAATTATGAAGGTATGACAGTGGAACAGTTAAAGAGAAGACACATTGAAACAGAAATAAATCAGTCAAAATTTGCGATAGGAACAGAATTTGATGGAAATTCTAATCATGAAGATATTTATTTTGATAAATCACCACTTCCATATTCATACTTTGTAGATGAAATAGTTCTTATGCCTAAAAATCCAACAACATTGTTTGTTTATTGGGAAATTAGAGAAGAAACATTTACAAGATTGTCTAATGACAATGGAGTAATTGATAATGTAATTATTAAATTGTTTAAAAATGGACAAGAATATAGAAAAATAGTAAGACATGAAAGAATAGGTTCACATTATATTACTGATATTGATGTAAATGAACATTATGAAGTTTCAATCGGATATGAAGATGTTTATGGAAACTTTTCTGAAGTAGCACATTCAGTTGAAGCAATTTCACCAAATGATAAAATATCTGATAATTTAGATTTGTTATGGGGAACTGTAAAAGAAGATGAAAATACAAATCAACTTATAAAATATATAAATGTTCCTGTAATGACACCAGAAAACAAAGAGTTCTTGGAACTTTCTGGAGAATTTGAAGGTGAAACAGGAGATGAATTTGTTTATGAAATAATAAGAAGATTAAGAAAAGTTGGTTCATCTGAAATTTTAGTCGAAGAAGAAGCATTAAAAGGAAGAACATTGAAATCAAAACCAGATAGGCTTGATATGAGTGGATCTAGAAGTAGTTAA
- the atpG gene encoding ATP synthase F1 subunit gamma, which produces MAANMKEIKERIDSVKNTSQITNAMNIVSSTKFKKFQILTLKSRSYAQALDIAFDNLVAGLKGNKFVIFDGKTQVKKVGIIVMTSDRGLCGSFNSNTHRKLEEMRKKFQKENKEISVITIGKKAKDYCKTRNIDVDSEYTQMIPETMFEKAKKISEDVVQFYLDDYYDEVYLIYSKFVSAVEYNIQTEKLLPIEKKEGLPTKEYMFDPSEDEVLNVFIPQVLNIKLYQALLENSASEHSARMSAMKQANDNAADMIKKLEVQYNRERQGLITQELTEIIGGSSGVQ; this is translated from the coding sequence ATGGCTGCAAATATGAAAGAAATAAAAGAAAGAATTGACAGCGTAAAAAATACAAGTCAAATCACAAATGCTATGAATATTGTTTCTTCTACAAAATTTAAAAAGTTTCAAATATTGACGCTAAAATCTCGTAGTTATGCACAGGCACTAGATATAGCGTTTGATAACTTAGTTGCGGGATTAAAAGGTAATAAATTTGTAATATTTGACGGAAAAACTCAAGTTAAAAAAGTTGGAATTATTGTGATGACTTCAGATAGAGGACTTTGCGGAAGTTTTAATTCAAATACGCATAGAAAACTTGAAGAAATGAGAAAAAAATTTCAAAAAGAAAATAAAGAAATTTCTGTAATTACAATTGGAAAAAAGGCAAAAGATTATTGTAAAACTAGAAATATAGATGTCGACAGTGAATATACACAAATGATACCTGAAACAATGTTTGAAAAAGCGAAAAAAATAAGTGAAGATGTTGTACAATTTTATTTGGATGACTACTATGATGAAGTTTATTTGATTTATTCAAAATTTGTGTCAGCGGTAGAATATAATATTCAAACTGAGAAATTGCTTCCAATTGAAAAAAAGGAAGGACTTCCAACAAAAGAATATATGTTTGATCCATCGGAAGATGAAGTGTTAAACGTTTTTATTCCACAAGTTTTAAATATAAAATTGTATCAAGCGCTTTTGGAAAATTCAGCAAGTGAACATTCAGCTAGAATGTCAGCGATGAAACAAGCCAATGACAATGCTGCAGATATGATAAAAAAATTGGAAGTGCAGTACAACAGAGAGCGTCAAGGACTTATAACACAAGAATTAACCGAAATAATTGGAGGTTCATCAGGAGTACAGTAA
- the atpC gene encoding ATP synthase F1 subunit epsilon yields the protein MATEFILKAVTPEGLVFEKPVTFVKLRTENGDIGILAKHINFISPIGAGEMVVRENDKEEVTYYLEGGFLEVRQDKVVILGETLVESTKAEAVKRARIAAIEIAKKHKIQEERDILGTKKRLQSNLTRK from the coding sequence ATGGCTACAGAATTTATTTTAAAAGCAGTAACTCCAGAAGGTCTTGTGTTTGAAAAACCTGTTACTTTTGTGAAACTTAGAACAGAAAACGGAGATATTGGGATTCTTGCCAAACATATAAATTTTATTTCCCCAATCGGTGCCGGAGAAATGGTAGTTAGAGAGAATGATAAAGAAGAGGTCACATATTATTTGGAAGGCGGATTTTTGGAAGTAAGACAAGATAAAGTCGTAATTTTAGGAGAAACTTTGGTTGAATCGACAAAAGCTGAAGCTGTCAAAAGAGCGAGAATTGCGGCAATTGAAATTGCAAAGAAACACAAAATTCAAGAAGAACGGGATATTTTAGGAACTAAAAAAAGACTTCAAAGTAATTTGACAAGAAAGTAA
- the alr gene encoding alanine racemase yields MLVNLKINNSSIKKNLEKIRSINKNMICVIKDDAYGLKIEKILPVLIKNNCNYFAVAYLEEAVKVYKILKNFKNLNKKNNCNVMTLNYVEPKKLEVAIKNGIEITIFSKKQFYDYIDILNNFKKNICLKIHIKINSGMNRLGFDENEVFEIIKEIKKINSEFLKDKKFKLEIISIFSHISEAENKTKTEKQVKKFEKILKIFDDNEIKYKYRHLQASPLLFKYEKKYNYDFCRVGMAIYGLEPLSYDVGLENAILVESKIINIREVKKDEKVSYGNKGILKRDSKVGIVAIGYAHGLPKQIENKKNCAYVLVNDKKANILGEICMDMIFIDLTDIQDIKIGDKVLIVGNKKSWKNKITLRQMAKWGNTIQDDVLTNFKIDKKKIFIIN; encoded by the coding sequence ATGTTAGTAAATTTGAAAATAAATAACTCAAGCATAAAAAAAAATTTGGAAAAAATTCGCTCGATTAATAAAAATATGATTTGTGTTATAAAAGATGATGCTTACGGTCTAAAAATAGAAAAGATTTTGCCTGTTTTGATAAAAAATAACTGTAATTATTTTGCAGTAGCTTATCTTGAAGAAGCTGTTAAAGTTTATAAAATTTTAAAAAATTTTAAAAATTTAAATAAAAAAAATAATTGCAATGTGATGACACTTAATTATGTGGAACCGAAAAAATTGGAAGTAGCGATTAAAAATGGAATTGAAATAACAATTTTTAGTAAAAAACAATTTTACGATTATATCGATATTTTGAATAATTTTAAAAAAAATATCTGTTTAAAAATTCACATAAAAATAAATAGCGGAATGAATCGACTTGGATTTGATGAAAATGAAGTTTTTGAAATAATAAAAGAAATTAAAAAAATAAATTCTGAATTTTTGAAGGATAAAAAATTTAAATTGGAAATTATCTCGATTTTTTCACATATTTCTGAAGCTGAAAATAAAACCAAAACTGAAAAGCAAGTAAAAAAATTTGAAAAAATTTTAAAAATTTTTGACGATAACGAAATAAAATATAAATATAGACATTTACAAGCAAGTCCGCTGTTATTTAAATATGAAAAAAAGTATAACTATGATTTTTGCCGTGTTGGAATGGCAATTTATGGTTTAGAGCCGCTTTCTTACGATGTCGGTTTGGAAAATGCCATTTTAGTGGAATCAAAAATTATAAATATTCGTGAAGTGAAAAAAGATGAAAAAGTTTCGTATGGAAATAAAGGAATTTTGAAAAGAGATTCAAAAGTTGGAATTGTCGCAATAGGTTATGCACACGGACTTCCAAAACAAATTGAGAATAAAAAAAATTGTGCGTATGTGCTTGTAAATGACAAAAAAGCAAATATTTTGGGTGAAATATGTATGGATATGATTTTTATTGATTTAACTGATATTCAAGATATAAAAATTGGAGATAAAGTTTTGATTGTTGGAAATAAGAAAAGCTGGAAAAATAAAATAACATTAAGACAGATGGCGAAATGGGGAAACACTATACAAGATGATGTTTTAACTAACTTTAAAATTGATAAAAAAAAGATTTTTATAATTAATTAG
- the fni gene encoding type 2 isopentenyl-diphosphate Delta-isomerase, translating into MKRKDDHIKFALRYKSDYNSFDDVQLEHSSLPKYNLDEIDLSTNFAGHNFKFPFFINAMTGGSEAGKNINEKLAKIANECEILLVTGSYSAALKNKDDDSFKIVRKNNENLLLATNIGVDKNFTSGQKAIKDLNPIFLQIHINLMQELIMPEGSRNFNEWENNLRDFVKNIKVPLVLKEVGFGMDRKTIEKAIELGIKTVDISGRGGTNFAYIENMRRKNHFKYLNDWGKTTVQALLDAKKFDGKVEIVASGGVRNPLDVIKCLVLGASGVGISGTILKFLSEYSTDEIIEILNSWKHECKMIMCALNAKNLNELKNVKYYLYGKTLDYYKNL; encoded by the coding sequence ATGAAAAGAAAAGATGATCACATTAAGTTTGCTCTGCGATATAAAAGTGATTATAATAGCTTTGATGATGTTCAGTTGGAGCACAGTTCACTGCCAAAATATAATTTGGATGAAATTGATTTATCGACAAATTTTGCGGGACATAATTTTAAGTTTCCGTTTTTTATCAATGCGATGACAGGTGGAAGTGAAGCTGGAAAAAATATAAACGAAAAATTGGCTAAAATTGCAAATGAATGTGAAATTTTGCTTGTAACTGGTTCATACAGCGCAGCGTTAAAAAATAAAGATGATGATTCTTTCAAAATTGTGCGAAAAAATAATGAAAATTTATTACTTGCAACAAATATTGGAGTTGACAAAAATTTCACAAGTGGACAAAAAGCGATAAAAGATTTAAATCCAATATTTTTACAAATTCATATAAATCTTATGCAAGAGCTTATAATGCCTGAAGGAAGCCGAAATTTTAACGAGTGGGAAAATAATTTAAGAGATTTTGTAAAAAATATAAAAGTTCCGTTGGTTCTAAAAGAAGTTGGCTTTGGTATGGACAGAAAAACTATTGAAAAAGCAATAGAGTTGGGAATAAAAACAGTGGATATAAGTGGTCGTGGCGGCACAAACTTTGCTTATATCGAAAATATGCGCCGTAAAAATCATTTTAAATATTTGAATGACTGGGGAAAGACGACGGTTCAAGCACTTTTGGATGCAAAAAAATTTGATGGAAAAGTTGAAATTGTTGCAAGTGGCGGAGTGCGAAATCCACTTGATGTAATAAAATGCCTTGTATTAGGAGCGAGTGGCGTTGGAATTTCAGGGACAATTTTAAAATTTTTGAGCGAATATTCTACAGATGAAATTATAGAAATTTTGAATAGCTGGAAACATGAGTGTAAAATGATAATGTGCGCTTTAAATGCAAAAAATTTAAATGAATTAAAAAATGTAAAATATTATTTGTATGGAAAAACATTAGATTATTATAAAAATTTATGA